From one Solanum lycopersicum chromosome 12, SLM_r2.1 genomic stretch:
- the LOC138340427 gene encoding uncharacterized protein, translated as MVDRTRSSSPRYCKGKGDSRELKMAQSRRKSHTCVRRRSLDFEVDDWVYLKVSPMKVVMSFGKKGKLSPGYIIPYLIDKKIGNVAVDIDLPSNLAVVHPVFYISMLKKCMGDPSLIIPTENVGIKGSLSYEEIPV; from the coding sequence ATGGTTGATAGGAccagatctagttcaccaagaTATTGCAAAGGTAAAGGTGATTCAAGAGAATTGAAAATGGCACAGAGTCGTCGAAAATCCCACACATGTGTTAGGAGAAGGTCATTGGATTTCGAGGTGGATGATTGGGTAtacttgaaggtttcacccatgaaggttGTTATGAGTTTTGGTAAGAAGGGAAAACTTAGTCCGGGGTATATTATACCATATCTAATAGACAAAAAGATTGGCAATGTAGCTGTTGACATAGATCTACCATCAAATTTGGCAGTAGTTCATCCAGTGTTTTAcatctctatgttgaagaagtgcatgggaGATCCTTCATTGATCATACCAACTGAAAATGTGGGGATTAAGGGTAGCTTATCCTATGAAGAGATTCCGGTTTAG